A portion of the Fusobacterium sp. genome contains these proteins:
- a CDS encoding MATE family efflux transporter — protein sequence MKQSLNLKTGKISKLFFSFAVPSTISMIVTSLYTIADGVFITRGVGSDGIAAVNIGYPIINFTVALSLMFGIGGATLIAFKKDDIKYQNKCFSHIILLNIFVYIIVASMIFLFTKPLMMAMGANEKLLPMIKGYMYPCTVSTFFLMISMSLNAVVRNDNAPRRAMVSTLLGAGLNIILDYLFIFKFNLGIEGGAYATAISQVASAVYLCRHFIGSTFKIDLSLKKIDFFLLKKLLSIGFPSFVLEFAVAVITVLLNIAFMNAVGVFGASAYGIISYSFMFFRMLFTGLSQGIQPIVSFNYGRKNLVRVKRMLIFAHKITFGTSIVSLIIIFFLATSVVKIFTHDTSLVAESTKGFILYSIALSFLGFNFVNIAYLQAVDRPMVSNVICMSRSFLFVFIGLIFLPKLIGINGIWLALPFADFITAVLTVPFMKKITVNYVKASV from the coding sequence ATGAAACAAAGTTTGAACTTAAAGACTGGAAAGATCTCAAAACTTTTTTTTAGTTTTGCTGTTCCTTCAACTATCAGTATGATAGTAACATCTCTTTATACTATTGCTGATGGTGTCTTTATTACAAGGGGTGTAGGAAGTGACGGAATTGCTGCTGTGAACATTGGATATCCCATCATCAATTTTACTGTTGCTCTTAGTCTAATGTTTGGAATAGGAGGAGCTACTCTTATTGCATTCAAAAAAGATGACATTAAATATCAAAATAAATGTTTCTCTCATATAATCCTTCTCAATATTTTTGTATATATAATAGTAGCAAGTATGATATTTTTATTTACCAAACCTTTAATGATGGCTATGGGAGCAAATGAAAAACTTCTTCCAATGATAAAAGGATATATGTATCCCTGTACAGTATCTACTTTTTTTCTTATGATATCCATGTCACTAAATGCAGTAGTAAGAAATGATAACGCCCCAAGAAGAGCAATGGTATCTACTCTTCTAGGAGCCGGATTGAATATCATATTAGATTACTTATTCATCTTTAAATTTAATTTAGGAATAGAAGGAGGAGCCTATGCTACTGCTATTAGCCAAGTAGCATCCGCTGTTTATTTATGTAGACACTTTATTGGTTCTACATTTAAAATTGATCTTTCTTTAAAAAAAATAGATTTCTTTCTTTTAAAAAAACTTTTATCCATTGGATTTCCTTCATTTGTACTGGAATTTGCAGTAGCTGTCATTACAGTTTTGCTTAATATTGCATTCATGAATGCTGTTGGTGTCTTTGGAGCTTCTGCTTATGGAATAATCTCTTACAGTTTTATGTTTTTCAGAATGCTTTTCACTGGGCTTTCACAAGGAATTCAGCCCATAGTTAGTTTCAATTATGGTAGAAAAAACTTAGTTAGAGTTAAAAGAATGCTTATCTTTGCTCACAAAATAACTTTTGGAACTTCTATAGTTTCTCTCATAATAATATTTTTTCTTGCTACTTCAGTAGTAAAAATCTTTACCCATGATACATCTCTTGTTGCTGAATCAACTAAAGGATTTATTCTTTATTCCATAGCTCTTTCGTTTTTAGGGTTTAATTTTGTAAATATTGCTTATCTTCAGGCAGTTGACAGACCTATGGTTTCTAATGTAATATGTATGTCTAGGAGTTTTCTTTTTGTATTTATAGGACTGATTTTTCTTCCAAAATTAATAGGAATAAATGGCATTTGGCTCGCCTTACCTTTTGCAGATTTCATAACAGCTGTGCTCACTGTTCCATTTATGAAGAAAATTACTGTAAATTATGTAAAAGCTTCTGTCTAA
- the ribE gene encoding 6,7-dimethyl-8-ribityllumazine synthase, producing MKVLEGNYAGRGLKIGIVAARFNEFITSKLIGGAEDALVRHEVAKDDIELAWVPGAFEIPLAAKKMAESGRYDAVITLGAVIKGSTPHFDYVCAEVSKGVATVSLQSDIPVIFGVLTTNTIEEAIQRAGTKAGNKGFDAGVTAIEMVNLLKGM from the coding sequence ATGAAAGTATTAGAAGGAAATTATGCAGGTAGAGGGTTAAAAATTGGAATTGTAGCAGCAAGATTTAATGAGTTCATCACATCTAAATTAATAGGTGGAGCAGAGGACGCATTAGTTAGACATGAAGTTGCAAAAGATGATATTGAATTAGCTTGGGTACCTGGAGCATTTGAAATTCCTTTAGCAGCAAAAAAAATGGCAGAATCAGGGAGATATGATGCTGTAATTACTCTGGGAGCAGTAATTAAAGGATCAACACCGCATTTTGATTACGTTTGTGCAGAAGTTTCTAAAGGGGTAGCTACTGTAAGTCTTCAAAGTGATATACCAGTAATATTTGGTGTACTTACTACAAATACTATAGAAGAAGCTATCCAAAGAGCTGGAACAAAAGCAGGAAATAAAGGATTTGATGCAGGAGTTACAGCTATTGAAATGGTAAACTTACTAAAGGGGATGTAA
- a CDS encoding PLP-dependent aminotransferase family protein: MNEKIIRKTGTNFYTQLYELLKAEIVTKKMKPDSKFYSVRQTVIKFDININTVLRVYRMLEENGYIYSIRGKGCFVKEYSDFTISDKVIPIMESFRYGQQNELPEIIFSNGTPSKDFFPVEVYQRLSEKAIKDCGKELFGYQNVQGLTSLRDTLADYLEKDDIFVEREDIIITSGTQQSLDIVIKAFGCHPVKTIVISNPTYPNAINFLGDVCNIKTMDIENDGWDMEKFEEMIKKEKIHMVYVISNFQNPTGIVWSDEKKKRLIQLAEEYDFYIIEDDCFCEFYYDENKVYSIKSMDKSGEERVVYIRTYSKMFMPGIALAFMIPPRKFMEKFVLIKYGLDPNTPGLNQKILEYFITEGHLDRHLEESKKILAAKFQKMLSLLLKIPHIKILIVPRGGFFIWIELADYIDGEKFYYKCKLRGLSILPGSIFYYNKRNSCEIRISFLSATMEEIEIGIKIMENVLINCEGAKKFTGKI; encoded by the coding sequence ATGAATGAGAAAATAATTAGAAAGACAGGTACCAATTTTTATACTCAGTTGTATGAATTATTAAAAGCTGAAATAGTTACAAAAAAAATGAAACCTGATTCAAAATTTTATTCTGTAAGACAGACAGTTATTAAATTTGATATAAATATAAATACAGTTTTGAGAGTCTACAGAATGCTGGAAGAGAATGGATACATATATTCAATAAGAGGAAAGGGCTGCTTTGTAAAAGAATATTCAGATTTTACTATTAGTGATAAGGTTATTCCTATTATGGAAAGCTTTAGGTATGGACAACAGAATGAACTTCCTGAAATAATTTTTTCAAATGGTACACCATCAAAAGATTTTTTTCCAGTAGAAGTATATCAAAGGCTTTCTGAAAAAGCAATAAAAGATTGTGGCAAGGAGTTATTTGGATATCAAAATGTACAGGGATTAACTAGTTTAAGGGATACTTTAGCCGATTATCTTGAAAAAGATGATATTTTTGTAGAAAGAGAAGATATAATTATAACATCTGGAACACAGCAATCCTTAGATATAGTGATTAAAGCTTTTGGATGTCATCCTGTAAAAACAATAGTTATATCAAATCCTACCTATCCTAATGCAATAAACTTTTTAGGTGATGTATGTAACATAAAGACAATGGATATTGAAAATGATGGTTGGGATATGGAAAAATTTGAAGAGATGATAAAAAAAGAAAAGATACATATGGTTTATGTAATATCTAATTTTCAAAATCCAACAGGGATAGTATGGTCAGATGAGAAGAAAAAAAGACTTATTCAGTTGGCAGAAGAGTATGATTTTTATATAATAGAAGATGATTGCTTTTGTGAATTTTATTATGATGAGAATAAGGTGTACTCAATAAAAAGTATGGATAAAAGCGGAGAGGAAAGAGTTGTATATATAAGAACATATTCAAAGATGTTTATGCCTGGAATAGCTTTAGCTTTTATGATTCCTCCAAGAAAATTTATGGAGAAGTTTGTATTGATAAAATATGGACTTGATCCTAATACACCAGGATTAAATCAAAAAATATTAGAATATTTTATAACAGAAGGCCATCTTGATAGACATTTAGAAGAATCTAAAAAAATACTGGCAGCTAAATTTCAAAAAATGCTTTCTTTACTTTTAAAAATACCACATATAAAAATATTAATTGTACCAAGAGGTGGTTTCTTTATTTGGATAGAATTGGCTGATTATATTGATGGAGAAAAATTTTATTATAAATGTAAATTGAGAGGGCTTTCAATATTACCAGGGAGTATATTTTATTATAATAAAAGAAACTCGTGTGAGATAAGAATAAGTTTTTTATCTGCAACTATGGAAGAAATTGAAATAGGAATAAAAATAATGGAAAATGTTCTCATAAATTGTGAAGGAGCAAAGAAATTTACAGGAAAAATTTAG
- the ribD gene encoding bifunctional diaminohydroxyphosphoribosylaminopyrimidine deaminase/5-amino-6-(5-phosphoribosylamino)uracil reductase RibD, with translation MERALELAALGEGKVNPNPMVGAVVVKDGKIVGEGYHKKYGGPHAEVFALGEAGKKAEGATIYVTLEPCSHYGKTPPCAKKIIDMGIKRCIIASLDPNPLVSGRGIKMMTDAGIEVITGIMEKEASELNRVFMKYISTKVPYLFLKCGITLDGKIASRTGNSKWITNELAREKVQKLRNKYMGIMVGINTILADNPSLTARIENARNPYRIVIDPFLDIPIDSKFVNFEDKKSILITSYSNVEKEKISFLKKKNINVIFLKGIDFKLYDILKKIGDLGIDAVLLEGGSFLISKAFSENIIDGGEIFIAPKILGDDKAIPFIRGFDCEYISDGFQLTNVKINNYGNNVSMEFYR, from the coding sequence ATGGAGAGAGCATTGGAACTTGCTGCTCTGGGAGAAGGGAAGGTAAATCCCAATCCTATGGTAGGAGCAGTAGTAGTAAAAGATGGAAAAATTGTAGGTGAAGGATATCATAAAAAATATGGTGGACCACATGCTGAAGTTTTTGCTCTGGGAGAAGCTGGAAAAAAAGCTGAAGGAGCAACTATCTATGTTACTTTAGAACCATGTTCTCATTATGGAAAAACTCCTCCATGTGCCAAAAAAATAATAGATATGGGGATAAAAAGGTGCATTATTGCATCTTTAGACCCAAATCCACTGGTATCTGGAAGAGGTATAAAAATGATGACAGATGCTGGTATTGAAGTAATTACTGGTATCATGGAAAAAGAGGCTTCAGAACTCAATAGAGTTTTTATGAAATATATATCAACAAAAGTACCTTATTTATTTTTGAAATGTGGAATAACATTAGATGGAAAAATAGCCAGCAGAACAGGAAATTCCAAATGGATAACTAATGAACTGGCAAGAGAAAAAGTACAAAAACTAAGAAATAAATATATGGGGATAATGGTAGGAATAAATACAATTCTTGCAGATAATCCAAGTCTTACAGCTAGAATAGAAAATGCAAGGAATCCATATAGAATAGTAATAGATCCATTTTTAGATATTCCTATAGATTCAAAATTTGTAAATTTTGAAGATAAAAAAAGTATTCTAATTACTTCATATAGTAATGTAGAAAAAGAAAAAATATCTTTTTTAAAAAAGAAAAATATAAATGTGATTTTTCTAAAAGGGATAGATTTTAAATTATATGATATATTAAAAAAAATTGGAGATCTTGGAATAGATGCAGTTCTTTTAGAAGGAGGAAGTTTTTTGATATCAAAAGCTTTTTCTGAAAATATTATAGATGGAGGTGAAATATTTATTGCTCCAAAAATACTTGGAGATGATAAAGCAATTCCATTTATAAGAGGATTTGATTGTGAATATATTTCTGATGGATTTCAATTGACAAATGTTAAAATAAATAATTATGGAAATAATGTATCGATGGAGTTTTACAGATAG
- a CDS encoding peptidoglycan DD-metalloendopeptidase family protein: MKKLILLIFFTLTISTFALEDIKFSGSEVKQGGFFYVEYPIDKNYEIIFKNSLIKIKNFEENDKKIALIPVHYSTPVGVYTVKIIEENNEAFSKTVKVLDGNFKKSYITVSKTMSEKRSEKNMKIMTNFVAEAKKNPAEKKLWDSNFILPVQKKISSPFGAMRFVNNKVVGYHSGIDFPVPVGTPLKASNSGKVVLAKELTSTGNTIVIDHGMNVFSSYAHMSVLDVKEGDTIKKGDVIGKSGNTGFTTGPHLHFTISIGTTFVNPHIFLDSHVLEN; this comes from the coding sequence ATGAAAAAATTAATATTACTGATATTTTTTACTTTAACTATTTCAACTTTTGCATTAGAAGATATAAAATTTTCAGGTAGCGAAGTTAAACAAGGTGGATTTTTTTATGTTGAATATCCTATTGATAAAAACTATGAAATAATTTTCAAAAACTCTTTAATAAAAATAAAGAATTTTGAAGAAAATGATAAAAAAATTGCTCTTATTCCTGTGCATTATTCAACTCCTGTAGGAGTATACACTGTAAAAATAATTGAAGAAAATAATGAGGCTTTTTCTAAAACTGTAAAGGTTCTTGATGGAAACTTTAAAAAGAGTTATATAACTGTTTCTAAAACTATGTCAGAAAAACGTTCTGAAAAAAATATGAAAATTATGACTAATTTCGTAGCTGAGGCTAAAAAAAATCCAGCTGAAAAAAAACTTTGGGACAGTAATTTTATACTTCCTGTACAGAAAAAAATCAGTAGCCCTTTTGGAGCCATGAGATTTGTAAATAATAAGGTTGTGGGGTATCATTCAGGTATTGATTTTCCTGTTCCTGTTGGAACTCCATTAAAAGCATCAAATTCTGGAAAAGTTGTTCTTGCAAAAGAACTGACTTCCACTGGAAATACCATTGTTATTGATCATGGAATGAATGTATTTTCAAGTTATGCTCATATGAGTGTTTTAGATGTAAAGGAAGGAGACACAATAAAAAAAGGTGATGTAATTGGAAAAAGTGGAAACACAGGTTTCACTACTGGTCCTCATCTTCATTTTACAATCAGTATAGGAACTACTTTTGTAAATCCACATATTTTTCTTGATTCTCATGTATTAGAAAACTAA